TTTTACAAACAATGGTTATGCTCgaaattacaagtctgaaacttcacatttgattttgataattttagaTGTATTACAAGCAATGGTTATACATTTCTACCACGCGATTCTCATGGTGATTCTCATTTTTATAAGACCTTAATTACTCTTAATTACTTATATTCTTTCGTTTACTCTTAATTACTTACATTCTTTCGTATCCTCCACCACCACGTGATTCTCATTTTTATAATACCTTAATTACTTAGGGCATCTCCAATCTTGCCTTTCAACtcacttttactttattttgaAGCCAAAATCATTCTCCAATCACACAAAATAAATGAATGTATTTTTCAACTTCATTAATAAGATGACACTATTCATTTAAAGTCAaactaaattaatattttataaaagaattattgtttaaatatttttattaatattaatatttattgattaattaaattgattattgatgattattaagaataaaataagaatattcTTTTTTGAAGTAAAATTTGAAGTAGTGGATTGGAGATGAAATAATAATTTAAtgtaataaaaaatagaaaaatgaagtTGATTTAAAATAGAATTTGAGTTGGAGATGTAGATGGTCTTACATCCTTTACGTTTATTATTCTAAAATTAACTAGATTGAAAACAATGGTTGTATTtcgtaaaatttttgtttttgaattttttaaatacaaaaataaatatattatttttgtttttgtttatttatttttaaaaaataaaaatatgtttggtaactaattttatttttttaaaaaaataaaaaataaaaaatgtgtttgataatttttatttttattttttgtttaacaatacaaaatgatgtgttgatttgaagaagagaataaaaaaaacaaaaaagtcaagaactgtttaaaaaaattttgaaagtgaaaaaattctatttttaaaattgaatgaattttaattaaatttttaaaaaataataaataaaaatagaattaccaaaacactattttatgtttaattgtcaaaattttaattaattaaataaaacactatttttttaatgttaccaAACAGcactaataaatattttaaaaactatatattatattttataattaaaaactgTCGGATAGAGTGATTATATATAAACAAATTGGAGCAAAACTTATTATCTAAACTTATTATCTAAAAATTTGTGTTTATttgatattaaatattatttaaagttAGAAGTATACATTTAAGTATAAgtactttattgtttatttaagTTATTCAAATAAATTAATTTCAGCTTTTTTATTTCTTCTAGGCACTTATGTATAGTATTGTCTAATGTACAGAGAGATGCTTCTGTTTTCTTCATCATTGCAAAAATAAGTTGTTCGAGAGATCAAAAGCTTATAAGTAATATTCTGATGAGTGCAAATCCATTTCTAGATTCAGGAACAAAGCATATAGAGCTTGGATTTGCACTTTTTTACCCTAATAAAAACTTTATATTAAATactttatattatattaaataattattatatagttcaattaaataaatattcaaaatatatagaATTGTAAACCTAATATTTTGagttaaatatattttaattattttctctagatattttaaatctaaaaacaaattatacatatatacataatcaataatataaacaataaaataaaaattttaatttaaataaaataatttttttaaataatcaatTCATTATTGTAATAGTGTTAGTTTTAACTTTTAAttttaacaacaacaaaaaataacaaTATCTCGTAAACCAAGAAAATTTGGTTTAATTTAATACACCCTTTTTAATTATAgtagttattaaaataaaaaaaccgaAGAAACTTTTGCAGGGCTCAACATTTTATAATAACTATTTTAATCAGTTGAAGCCAACTTGGCTTGCCACCTTCCACTTGACATTCATTGCCATTTCCAAGCCCTCCTTCACCTGTTCCTCTGTTGTAGAAGACTTACTCTTCACCAGTCCAGCATCGTACTCAGCCATCTTCTTCTGCAGCTCAGCTATCTTCTTCTGCAGCTCAGCCTTCTTCTTTTCTATTTTCATTCGGAATTCCTTGTCAACTACTTTACTCAACTGTTGATAGTAGAAATCTCTTGTGATCTTCCTTAGAGATGCCCATAGAAAATCTACCACTAACACAGACCGAACATCTACAAAGTGTATGTAGTGATACCATTGTTGAAGAAGATGTTTAGTGATGTCTATCACCAAAGTGGTATGCATCTCTTTCATCACTTTACATACAAAGAAGAAGCAGATGCTGTTGAATTCTTCGGAATAACCTCTTCTTGGAGTAATGTCTGGAATCAAATCTTTCCGAACATGACTTCCTCTACCACCTGTACTAATATATCCATATTTGTGAAGCAAAGCTTTCATAGCAGATGCCAAATATACAGGTATGAAATAACCTTCAATGTAGACAACTTTCGATGCTAGATCACTGGATTTTATTTTCAACTTCCTTTTCTGATAGGTGGAATCAAACTCTTGGAAGATAAATGACATGAAATCAGTTTCTGTGAAATTAGAAAATTTTAGAACTTTATCAATGTTATCATCTTCAGGCTCAACTTCAGTAGTCGTAGTACTCACTTCTTCTCTCTCAAAATGAGCCTTCAACCAGCTTAGCTCATAATAAGTTAATCTTTGTATCAAATCCCATAAGGTCAAAGGAGACGCAGCATGATTAATCTCTTTAGGAAATACCCAAAGATCTTCTCCCAACACTTTCAGTTTCACATCTCTAAGGTCTTCTTTTAATACATTTATAACCTATATTATATATACAACTCATCAATATAAAACTTCATATTATACTAATGCTAGTctttaagaaaaaattatttttaaacgGATCCAAGAGGAAACATAAAATTAACGAAttttgattttatgttttgatataaaAAAACAATGGACTAATTTGGACAAATTAAAATAGTAATTCTTCGCAAGTTTCagtcatttaatttttatttatttattcaattgttCTTTTAATATACTAGAGTTGATGGATTAATGATTTTTTTCGTTGTTGTAAATTGTGCTCATTTCtctttttaaaaacaaaatacatTTTAGGATATAGCTCGAACAGAGGGAAAAGAATATACATTACTTTAGTGATGATGCAAACATTATATTAGAAGGATTTCAACAATGattgtaaaaattaattaaaaatatataaaagtcaAAAGCAAATTtcaatcaattaaaaaaatatagtttttattaATTGATATCCATGTAAGTAATATGAAAAGTAAAAAATAAGTTCTCTAATCAGTGTAACATGAATGATCATTTAGTTATAAAAATACTAATGACCTTTTCTTTTCTAGATTTTTTTGTTCTCTTTGTCCATCAATTATTACTTAATTATAAATGTTAACTACAACAAGTAAATagtttcaaataaaaaattaatttaaaattgttatttttggGCCGAAAATTTCCAACAGGCTATagcattttaaataaaaaaaattgtaaaatactTATTTTTAGTAAGACCCAATCAATTTAAGCTTTATAAGGTCAACAAAAGAATTTCATGGAGCTACacagtattttaaatttaaaaatgacGTGACAACATCAAAGTTTATGTGTGTCAATGCCTATCAATTTGAcaataacataatttttttttaaataataaataaaaataaaatcaatagtAAAACAAGAGAAATAAGTATATTTAAAATGATGATATAGTTTGTTTGGCTTTTCACCAAATCTAATAAAATGATtacgaaaatatatttattttatatttaaatttttatgcttatttttaagtaattttagtGTAATATAAAAGTTAACTTTGATTTATCcagtttttttccttattttctttggtggtaattaaatattttgaactttaaagaaaaattgtatatattaaagcaaattaaatttatactattattttaaaagaaaaactataAAGATTATATACTAAATATTGAAATTTACTTGTTAAGTTATGTAATGCTTTAGTTTGTTAGGTGGGTTTAATGTTTCATTCTCTTTGTAATAAGCTTATTGAGATATGCTATATCTAAATCTAATGTTAAGTTTCCATAATATTGATGTAAAGTTTCTCATTTTAATTTAGAATATATCATAATATCAATTATTTATTGGAGCTAATAAATTTAACTAGCAAAGCTTCTTAAAGAATTAATAAGATATATTATACTAAATATATAAAAATGAATATCAATTAGTACATACCTCAGAGATAACACAGTGTACGTGAGCGATATATTTGCACTTCCGACAGCAGTAAACACGTATTCGTGgatttctttcttcttcacaaacatcGCAGCAATATTCACCAGAGTTATCCTCAATGAATGAATCAACAAGATCTAAGGAGTGCATATGACTGTCATGTTTTATGATAGAAGGCAATGGACCACATAATAAATGAAGTTTGAAAGCACAATCCAAACATTGAAATTTAAAGGAATCTGTTTTATGGAATTCCTCAGTATTGCACATGATTGATTGCTTCAAACAGGTGTCGTAGACGTTGCATTGTTCAACTACATTGTTTATTTTCTCCATAAAGCAAAGAAGATGTGGATGATCTTCATACTTAATGGTTCGTGTTCGTCTCACTCCACATTCTAAACACAACCGAAAATCACATTGAGGACATTCGAAATATAAGGCAGGTTGATCTTTATTTCCACAAGTGCTACATTTACAATTGTATCTTTTCATAAGAAGGAAGAGACGGTCGTGGTTAGGATGGTGAGAGGTTTGGATTTCTTGAGGTAATTGGTCAATGCATTGTTTATGAAGAAAATACTTACATCTATTGCAGCCATAATAAACTCCACCATCTGATTCTGATGGTGAGCTCTTGGATTGACATGCAAAACATCTAACATCAATATCTTCATCTTCATGAATTGCATTTGTTGTGTCTACAAGTAGTAGCAAGTGGGGATGGCTTGAATGTTGAATGCAATGTTGGCCTTCAGGGCATGCTGTTATGGAGTTTGacattttaaaacattcaacatccAAGTCAAAATCACAGCCAACACAACTGAACACAAGCCTCTTTTCTGAGGCTTGACCACAACAATTGCAACTGGCATATCGTGTTGTAAGAGAAAGAGGGTGGCGAGGATGTAAAGGGTATTTGTTGATCTGCTTTGGTAGTTCTTCACATGACTTGTGGACATAATATTCACACGAATCACAAACATAATAAGGAGCTTCCATAAGATACTCATCACATAACTTACACACAAATTCATCATTATTGATCTCACTATCCTTCAAGAGCAAAATATGTTTTCTGCTACAAAGGTGTTGATCCTCCATTTTTTATCTGTTTAGATTCAATAAAGCcagaaaaacaataataaatgaaACACACATTAATAGCTCAACAATATAtaagtataaatataaatatataaaaaatataaattagagGCAATACATGTACTCATTATATTACAAATTAGGAAACTTAAATATCAAatctaaataagaaattaaatgGACTTACAGATGTATCAATTCAACGCTGAACTTGGAAGGAAATgagaaactaaaaaaataaaaatgaaagagCACTGTTCTGATTTGTATAGAAAAGAGAGAAAGTACACAAGTGTTTATAtcttgaatatattatttctttgATTGAGAAAGATGAAGTCCATTTGTATTATGTTTTtatagaaaagaaaaagagaataaagTAAATATAAATTCTTTCCTTGTCCCAATAACTTATCTTTTATGATAATTCCTTATCTATTTGcataaataatataactttatgaCTCGTATATCTCTCTCCTTTAACAACAATTTCAAACATATTCAAAATCAATTTCAATCTTTAATTAGGAtactttttttctctttttcttttcacATTTGGCACATATGTTGATGATTCtttggaaaaggaaaaaaaaagtgaaatatatcataaaaataaataaaatataaatatattcttTGCTTGCAATATAGTTTTAAAGTGAATAATACATTAATCATATTATAATGAAGTTGTGCCTTTTGTCTCCCCAAAACTAAAATATACACCTATTTATGCTTTTCTTGCATATTATCGcacttacaaaaataaaataaaattaagaaccAATCTTTTAATTTGTGAGGAATTCAAAAAGTAATCATGCTAGTAATATTAGTTATTTCActaaaatcttaatttttaaTAATCGAATATTTCAAAGTTAAGTTAGAGTAGTACATGCTTATTTTTTCTTAGACATTTAACAGAAAATTCCTTCCTTGCATATTACGAATTCTTTGGAAAagtagaaaaaataaaattattcgcTTGCAATATTTACAAAGTAAAAGGAAACAACATTCAAAATCATGAAATATTAAAGATCCTTTAGTTTAGAGATCCTTTACTTATCACAATAGCAATCTAATATTACACTTCCGGATCCATTGCTCTCTTGTTGTTTTCACCAATGACATTTTATcaacaaataaagaaaaatagaaacaactaggttttttatttttcatattttttttatgaatgaaTAGGGATATTTTGCTCtgtatacatttttttttctcttcatatttctttctaaataacCTCTTCATGAATTTTTCACAAATCTTCTGAAATAGTTTTAGtacaaaattgttcaaaaataaataattttatttataattttttgaacTCTGTAATTTAATATGTAATAAATTAAAGCATATTTATTTAGGAATCtcaattaaacttaatatttttttccaaaaaaatagaaaaaattaatcataatttttaattttattgtttgaactcaatatataagaataaatataaataaatttaatttttcttGAGAATCATATATCTTATTAaaactaaaattatatatattcacataaatatatataaagagattagaaaaagtaaataaaaaataaaaaagaaagagagagaataagTGGGAGtgtaaaaagtaataaaatactttTACATTTGATGACCATAGTGTTTTCTAAATGTAGCTAAGCAATAGTgctttatgtaaaaaaaatatgtaaaatatcTAAGGTTTAGCTCATCTAATGTAGAAGCCTTTTATTAGTTTTTAgctaaatattttttaattacgtATTTTACCTATGCTAGTGTGAGTGCTCttactaattaaaaaaaataaaataaaaccaaaatttaaaaaatgaattaaactaaaacaaaataaaatatatttttactttttatcATCATCAACTACATCATTGTGTTTTCACCAACACCAAAATCTGGGTACATGAAAAGCACCATATCTGAATTTTGTGtctcaattatttatttatataatttatcaCATCTAAAAATAAGATTTATACATAGGAAAATTCTACAATATGAGCATGTCTTTTGTCCCCACCGTTAGGAGTGTTTCtgtatatacatataaaatcGAAACTTACAAACAAGACAATATATTAGAACCGTATATCAAATTAGCaatataataaatttaattggatCAACGATTTTCATTCCCATGCTATGAAAGAACAAGGGTTGAAACTCTAAATACCACACATTGCTATACTTGAACATTAGACTTTGCTTTCTGGAATAGTATGAGCCCAAAGACTATCAATCCTTCTCCCTTAGGAGAGAGAGAGTATTCTCTTTTACAAGCAAACAAAGGTACTCCCAAGTGAGGCTTCCAAGAGAAGCCTCGTTTTTTATTAAGTGGATCAAGTGAGGCTTCCGAGAGAAGCCTCGTTTGTTAATTAAGTTGGATGGTGGAAGTTAGCTTGTAGGTCTATAAGAGAGGTCGATTCTAGGGAAGCAAAAGAGACTACCATACTTTATTCATGTGATAACCAGAGGTGGTGCCCTTTGGCAATGAGATATGAGTTGAATTGCATGTGACATACTTTCCTAGATGTTGTGCATGACAAACATCCTTTTGATCGATTCATAAGAGTGCTTCTAGCTCCAAAGGCTCCAATGTCTCTACTTTAGAAGTGAGATTAGGCACTTGCAAAGTGGGGAGGAATTACCCGAGACAGAAGGATGAGCATGAGGCCTTCAAGTCTCCCAGGGATGTAAACTTGATGCCTTTGGGCTTGTCTAAAGGGTAAACTACTTAACTTAAAAGTTTCTTGTGTGGTAATGACACTGTTATAATTCAAGTCATTTAGGACTCTAAAGGTAAGACGTGAAAGACTTTTTACATTACCAACTTGCTAGACATGAAATATAGGGTTTCTTGTGTGGTAATGACACTGTTATAATTCAAGTCATGTCTCCCGGAACATGTATTTCCTTGCAAATCTAATGGGGTTGAACCAAGTTATTCTAAACAAACATTTGAGACTGTGGATGAGAATATCCATGATCAAGAACaagaataattaaaattattagtAAAATCACAATATTCAATTTTTGTGTCTGTAAAAAGAGAATTAGTAACATAAATACTCAATATTTAAAATTCGTTGTTGCTAGATATTAGTAGCCAATGTCCTAAAAAAGCAATTCTATTACACCTAATATGTTAACTTCTGTTAGTTGCTGACTAGATCGACATGTGGCAGATTTTTATTGGTCTAGctaatatatattttgtaaattattttaattaattataaaatacacttaaattaataatataaaaaaatataactagtGTGACATGTTAATTTTTAACTGGTTATCACCCTACAAAACTGTAATTAATTAGTGTCATATTTGTAACCAGCTACCctctttaaaattttaaattttgaatcaaGTGAGATAAAAAATTTATGTAAAATTCTACCTCTGTAACCAGTTTCCCCAGTTTCACATTGGCAACCAATTACAATATTTCTCAGTTTAAGAATAGTAACTAGTTACAAGTATGGaaccaaaagaaaaaaacttCGCAAACTTGGAACTAGTCACAACAATTCTCAATTTTAGAATTATAATTGGCTACATGTCTAGAgccaaattgaaaaaaaaaatcacaaacatagagccaattacaactctaaaaaaaggaatagttgtaactagttacaacgtTTTTATTGTAACCAATTATTATGGCATGATTTcaagatttagaaaaaaaaaaaattcaaattcaaattccacCCAAAAATCAATTATTAGTTTCAACCATTTTAATAGAATTATAAATTGACTATTATTGAGATTGGGTAAAATAAAATCAATCATTGAGAATATGTATAAGTAAAAAAACAaattgagaatatatatatatatatatttatatataaataaagctaGTCATTCAATTCTTTTTTAAATACTTTTACATTAGTGTCTCTCTTTACAAGAAGCATATGAAAATTAGTTAATAACTACATTTATAAATAGGAATAAAAAAAAGACGAACtgtattatataaaaataaatatatatgcagCAAAGTTAGGTATATATACATTATAATActtgaattttatttaaattttaatatagaaTTTTATATAGTCATATATTCTCACATTTGAATTTTTTATCCACCACTATTCACATacataattatacaattatatatatacaaaactacctagaataattttttttaaaaaaactatataacaaaaataaataatatacatacaaaattatataacaaaaaataaagaatatacaAAAAGCTgccaagaatatatatatatttttttaaaacactaCTTATtcgtatatataaataaaaataacaaaaaatatatattttaaatgaatCATTTTAATCTTGAATGTGTTTTATATAAAtagtttattaattattcatgtttaatattttttgttgttgGAGAATTAGTTAATACATATgagaaatatgagattttttgAAACTTAATTCACAAAATCAGCCATATAAagtatgattttttaaaattaattcaaACAAAATTTATACTTATGATAaagtaatattttatatattagttTTTAAGAAGACATATTTTTAAAAACTTTCCCAATTCTAATGTGGTTATTATAACATACTAAGTCACTACATATCGGGCCAGAAGATGATTGGGTTTTGTTTGTATTTTGGGCCTGATACGATTTTGGCCACTATAATTATGAtgtctattttatttatttatttagtatatagaaaaatacaaaaaaatttccattaaaaatttataacattTGTTATTTCTAATTGCTAATTTTTATTTCTCTAAT
The Humulus lupulus chromosome 6, drHumLupu1.1, whole genome shotgun sequence DNA segment above includes these coding regions:
- the LOC133781704 gene encoding uncharacterized protein LOC133781704 yields the protein MEDQHLCSRKHILLLKDSEINNDEFVCKLCDEYLMEAPYYVCDSCEYYVHKSCEELPKQINKYPLHPRHPLSLTTRYASCNCCGQASEKRLVFSCVGCDFDLDVECFKMSNSITACPEGQHCIQHSSHPHLLLLVDTTNAIHEDEDIDVRCFACQSKSSPSESDGGVYYGCNRCKYFLHKQCIDQLPQEIQTSHHPNHDRLFLLMKRYNCKCSTCGNKDQPALYFECPQCDFRLCLECGVRRTRTIKYEDHPHLLCFMEKINNVVEQCNVYDTCLKQSIMCNTEEFHKTDSFKFQCLDCAFKLHLLCGPLPSIIKHDSHMHSLDLVDSFIEDNSGEYCCDVCEEERNPRIRVYCCRKCKYIAHVHCVISEVINVLKEDLRDVKLKVLGEDLWVFPKEINHAASPLTLWDLIQRLTYYELSWLKAHFEREEVSTTTTEVEPEDDNIDKVLKFSNFTETDFMSFIFQEFDSTYQKRKLKIKSSDLASKVVYIEGYFIPVYLASAMKALLHKYGYISTGGRGSHVRKDLIPDITPRRGYSEEFNSICFFFVCKVMKEMHTTLVIDITKHLLQQWYHYIHFVDVRSVLVVDFLWASLRKITRDFYYQQLSKVVDKEFRMKIEKKKAELQKKIAELQKKMAEYDAGLVKSKSSTTEEQVKEGLEMAMNVKWKVASQVGFN